One window of the Hemitrygon akajei chromosome 5, sHemAka1.3, whole genome shotgun sequence genome contains the following:
- the nrip1a gene encoding nuclear receptor-interacting protein 1: MTHGEELSSEMHQDSVVLTYLESVLMHRAAVASAAGSPGKSGHEGSAHPGRGAEGALDTAPIPGRPPAPSPPRAARTGPALNVKKARLLQGEAWDGAKRRKISGQESKSPERPQQQTHSTLLASLLQSFGSGVQDHQQRGASPGSRASSPEEEEEEPGACGRLAALLDDGKNEEPRRESPPIPGAQRLSCSARLKAVASMVGKGASAPSSPKPSAACSQLALLLSSDCQLQQYSRARSLAPSASQRLAAIASKKLAGVPPPERPAGKGPASVPRDRASRSPASPAAGSSLLKHLLNSPKLPAANGHAWAAAGQAGSRPGSHPPSREGGEEERGGIGHRVEPEARSNCTPMDLSTKGRVSSADPASLQPGTLEQMTESLLFSWNPKAPGLKGPEPRVDEEGAERKSHQKVTLLQLLLGHHQPGSRTPEPGGEAATARSRRPSQIEPFPSPAPSLTERSTSLKPRGSLGARRGQPASPADCPSHTLPLHADSAARPRPQPGDLGKAQRFLPERPVASESPRAAPFPKQLFPLELRQSSPCAPAPVLTGDGRLSNFSFSASKLLHDLARTGSHRSPEPMHLEPELRASLEPKVAKEGGRRPLGFQRSDPGAGQERRAGRAGDLERRSVLQLLLRSTEKEHGQLRARRSEQPAAPDSLGEADTVSIVKVKTEPSEDDGRTPFYKVEESPECQRRTSGTPLPLENLKQEVGSPRPPSPLMSSSHTRGGVLSQLLRHSSGPPHGYLSSGPAGLEASAAPSNPCPGLRHLLPSSPADRRDLQKMPERPVAVNGHAFYSNGLSAVEAGCKPQERGPGHGGAETEPRSYLKDTQGFNVLKQLLLSENGIKALSHHRTLQNGGSARDPGEPKAPGGAPTQYYRERDLRRGGKESPVQPPRYPGTARLPQPQRGTHPEPPWLTKANPILYYMLQRGGDEVQPRANEGDVFRKDRKRHQPRSNAESQAGPCWVKEEPEEPLACFGSLHVPPPPSPGQIMEKVAAIKREPD; the protein is encoded by the coding sequence ATGACCCATGGCGAGGAACTTTCCTCTGAAATGCACCAAGATTCCGTCGTGTTGACTTACCTCGAGAGCGTACTGATGCATCGAGCGGCGGTGGCCAGCGCGGCCGGCTCTCCTGGCAAGAGCGGCCACGAGGGGTCGGCGCATCCGGGCAGAGGGGCCGAGGGAGCGCTCGACACGGCCCCCATCCCCGGCCGACCCCCGGCCCCTTCCCCTCCCAGGGCCGCCAGAACAGGCCCCGCGCTCAACGTGAAGAAGGCGAGGCTGCTACAGGGGGAGGCGTGGGACGGGGCAAagaggaggaagatcagtggtcAGGAGTCCAAGAGTCCGGAGAGACCCCAGCAGCAAACCCACAGCACCCTGCTGGCTTCCCTCTTGCAGTCCTTCGGCTCCGGCGTGCAAGACCACCAGCAGCGCGGGGCGTCTCCGGGAAGCCGAGCTTCTTCgcctgaggaggaggaggaggagcccGGGGCCTGCGGGCGGCTAGCAGCTCTGCTGGACGATGGGAAGAATGAGGAGCCCCGGCGAGAGAGTCCGCCCATCCCCGGCGCCCAGCGTCTCTCTTGCTCCGCCCGGCTGAAGGCGGTAGCCAGCATGGTGGGCAAAGGCGCCAGCGCCCCCAGCTCGCCCAAACCCAGCGCCGCTTGCAGCCAGCTCGCTCTGCTGCTCTCCAGCGACTGCCAGCTCCAGCAGTATTCCCGTGCACGATCCCTGGCCCCCTCAGCCAGTCAGAGGCTAGCGGCCATCGCCAGCAAGAAGCTTGCCGGGGTCCCGCCGCCGGAGCGGCCGGCTGGCAAGGGTCCCGCCTCGGTACCCCGGGACAGGGCCAGCCGCTCGCCCGCTTCCCCGGCTGCCGGCAGTAGCCTCCTGAAACACCTCCTGAACTCGCCCAAGCTTCCGGCCGCTAATGGCCACGCCTGGGCGGCAGCGGGACAAGCGGGCTCCCGTCCCGGTAGCCACCCACCAtccagagagggtggggaggaggagcGGGGAGGCATAGGCCACCGCGTCGAGCCCGAGGCCCGCTCCAACTGCACTCCCATGGACCTGTCCACCAAAGGCAGGGTATCATCTGCCGATCCCGCGTCCCTGCAGCCCGGCACCCTGGAACAGATGACCGAGTCCTTGCTCTTCAgttggaaccccaaagcccccggGCTCAAGGGCCCTGAACCCAGGGTGGACGAGGAGGGCGCCGAACGCAAGAGCCACCAGAAAGTTACCCTGCTTCAGTTACTACTGGGTCACCACCAGCCCGGTAGCCGCACCCCAGAGCCCGGTGGGGAAGCCGCCACGGCCCGGAGCAGGCGACCCAGCCAAATAGAGCCCTTCCCGTCCCCCGCTCCCTCCTTGACGGAGAGGAGTACCTCCCTGAAGCCCCGTGGTAGCCTCGGGGCCCGCCGGGGCCAGCCCGCCTCCCCCGCTGACTGCCCGTCGCACACCCTGCCCCTGCACGCCGACTCTGCGGCGAGGCCCCGGCCCCAGCCGGGCGACCTGGGCAAGGCCCAGCGCTTCCTCCCGGAACGGCCGGTGGCTAGCGAGTCACCACGGGCCGCCCCCTTCCCTAAGCAGCTCTTCCCGCTGGAGTTGCGCCAGTCCAGCCCCTGCGCACCCGCGCCGGTGCTGACGGGCGACGGACGCCTCTCCAACTTCTCCTTCAGCGCCAGTAAGTTGCTCCACGACCTGGCGCGCACCGGCTCCCATAGGTCACCCGAGCCCATGCACTTAGAGCCCGAGCTCAGGGCCTCCCTGGAGCCCAAGGTGGCGAAGGAGGGTGGAAGACGCCCACTCGGATTCCAGCGGAGTGATCCCGGGGCGGGACAGGAGCGAAGGGCAGGGCGGGCAGGCGACCTGGAGAGACGCAGCGTCCTCCAGCTCTTGCTGAGGAGCACTGAGAAGGAGCACGGACAGCTGCGGGCTAGGCGGAGCGAGCAGCCGGCAGCGCCGGATAGCCTCGGTGAGGCTGATACCGTCTCCATTGTCAAAGTGAAGACCGAGCCCAGCGAAGATGATGGTAGAACCCCCTTCTATAAGGTGGAGGAGAGCCCCGAGTGCCAGAGGCGAACCTCAGGGACCCCCTTGCCGCTGGAGAACCTGAAACAAGAGGTCGGGTCACCTCGGCCCCCGTCTCCCCTCATGTCCTCCAGCCACACCAGGGGAGGGGTCCTTAGCCAACTACTGCGGCACAGCTCGGGACCACCGCATGGGTACCTCTCCAGTGGGCCGGCCGGCTTAGAAGCATCTGCCGCCCCCTCCAACCCTTGCCCCGGGCTGAGGCACCTACTGCCCAGTTCTCCAGCCGATCGCCGGGACCTACAGAAGATGCCAGAACGCCCAGTGGCCGTTAACGGTCACGCTTTTTACTCCAACGGGCTGTCGGCTGTGGAAGCAGGCTGCAAACCCCAGGAGCGTGGGCCTGGGCACGGTGGCGCGGAGACAGAGCCCCGCAGTTACCTGAAGGATACACAAGGGTTCAATGTACTGAAGCAGCTACTATTGTCCGAGAACGGCATCAAAGCTCTGTCCCATCACCGGACCCTGCAGAACGGTGGCTCCGCGCGGGACCCGGGCGAACCGAAGGCACCGGGTGGGGCTCCCACCCAGTATTACCGTGAGCGCGACCTCAGGAGGGGCGGGAAAGAGAGTCCAGTGCAGCCCCCCAGGTATCCCGGGACAGCCCGGCTCCCTCAGCCCCAGAGAGGAACCCACCCCGAGCCACCCTGGCTCACCAAAGCCAACCCGATACTCTATTACATGCTGCAGAGAGGCGGGGACGAGGTCCAGCCCAGAGCGAATGAAGGAGACGTGTTTAGGAAGGACAGGAAGAGGCACCAGCCTCGTTCCAATGCTGAGAGTCAGGCCGGCCCGTGCTGGGTGAAGGAAGAGCCAGAGGAACCCCTGGCATGTTTTGGATCCCTTCACGTCCCGCCACCGCCAAGCCCCGGGCAGATCATGGAGAAAGTGGCTGCAATCAAACGCGAGCCAGACTGA